Proteins encoded in a region of the Panicum hallii strain FIL2 chromosome 3, PHallii_v3.1, whole genome shotgun sequence genome:
- the LOC112885697 gene encoding serine carboxypeptidase-like 26, giving the protein MAAAGLLSLCLVSALAFSSCSLSLASHQRDADRVARLPGQPESSSVSQFAGYVMMNKRHGRALFYWVFEAQTPPEEKPLLLWLNGGPDCSSLGYGAASELGPLRVIREGTALKFNEYAWDKGALHTQANLLFLESPVGAGFSYTNTSSDLDKLNDDFVAEDAYSFLVNWLQRFPEYKDREFYIAGESYAGHYVPQLVALVSERNKEKKGKAYINIKGFIVGNPVTNDYYDSKGLAEYAWSHAVVSDEVYSRIKKYCDFKISNWSDDCNAAMNIVYGQYREIDMYNIYAPRCLLNQSSASSANRAFFVNDQFRRRTRMFSGYDPCYSSYAEDYFNKQEVQKAFHANFLLPGKWHACSDLIQNYYNFSVSSVLPIYSKLIKAGLRVWLYRSGSSATLRSHTNSASMHR; this is encoded by the exons GTCTGCTCAGCCTCTGCCTCGTCTCCGCTCTCGCCTTCTCTTCGTGCTCGCTGTCGCTGGCCAGCCACCAGCGGGACGCCGACAGGGTGGCGCGCCTCCCCGGCCAGCCGGAGAGCTCGAGCGTGTCGCAGTTCGCCGGCTACGTCATGATGAACAAGCGCCACGGGAGGGCGCTCTTCTACTGGGTCTTCGAGGCGCAGACGCCGCCGGAGGAGAAGCCGCTCCTCCTCTGGCTCAACGGAG GACCCGATTGCTCCTCGCTTGGCTATGGAGCTGCATCGGAGCTGGGGCCTCTCAGAGTTATCAGAGAAGGAACAGCCCTGAAGTTCAATGAATACGCCTGGGACAAAGGTGCTCTACATACAC AGGCTAACCTACTATTCTTGGAGTCTCCTGTTGGGGCTGGCTTCTCCTACACCAACACATCCTCTGACCTTGACAAATTGAATGATGACTTTGTAG CTGAAGATGCTTATAGCTTCCTAGTGAACTGGCTACAGAGATTTCCGGAGTACAAGGACAGAGAGTTCTACATTGCAGGAGAGAGTTATGCAG GTCATTATGTGCCACAACTTGTTGCTCTTGTTTCTGAGAGAAACAAGGAGAAGAAGGGCAAAGCATATATCAACATCAAGGGGTTCATT GTTGGCAATCCTGTCACTAATGATTACTATGATTCGAAAGGTCTAGCTGAGTATGCCTGGAGCCACGCAGTTGTGTCGGATGAAGTATACAGCCGCATTAAGAAGTACTGTGACTTCAAGATTTCTAATTGGTCTGATGATTGCAACGCCGCCATGAACATTGTGTATGGTCAGTACCGAGAGATCGACATGTACAACATATATGCCCCCAGATGCCTTCTAAATCAGAGTTCAGCATCATCTGCAAACCGTGCATTCTTCGTGAATGATCAG TTCAGGAGAAGAACACGGATGTTCTCTGGCTATGATCCCTGTTACTCATCCTATGCTGAGGACTACTTCAACAAGCAGGAAGTGCAGAAAGCATTTCATGCGAATTTCTTGCTTCCGGGGAAATGGCATGCCTGCAG TGATCTCATCCAGAACTACTACAATTTTTCGGTATCCTCGGTCCTACCCATATACTCTAAGCTCATCAAAGCAGGACTGAGAGTTTGGCTCTACAGGTCTGGTTCTTCGGCGACACTGAGAAGTCATACAAATTCTGCATCTATGCAT CGGTGA
- the LOC112885698 gene encoding predicted GPI-anchored protein 58 isoform X1 — protein sequence MSAGFYLSSLTSRFHLRVRRRPPCWSSPCAAAPQPSSRCRGQGMDDLFCNGQIHPIRLAAALLQPQQPHRDAVAPGPGAVAAEEAAAAASTPWPLRAPEGAVHVPVRTHWRSSPAPAPQASAPENEPAADEVQAAAVTPATSRSSSSSSTASSALSPSSSSSMS from the exons ATGTCTGCTGGGTTCTACTTGTCATCCCTAACCTCCCGTTTCCATCTTCGTGTTCGCAGGAGGCCACCCTGCTGGTCATCACCATGCGCAGCAGCTCCGCAGCCAAGCAGCAG GTGCAGGGGCCAGGGGATGGACGACCTCTTCTGCAACGGCCAGATCCACCCcatccgcctcgccgccgcgctgcTCCAGCCGCAGCAGCCCCACAGggacgccgtggcgcccggtcccggcgcggtggcggcggaggaggcggcggcggcggcatcgaCACCGTGGCCGCTCCGTGCGCCGGAAGGCGCGGTCCATGTCCCCGTACGCACGCACTGGAGGAGTTCGCCAGCTCCAGCGCCTCAGGCGTCGGCGCCGGAGAACGAGCCCGCTGCCGACGAGGTGCAGGCGGCCGCGGTGACCCCCGCCACTTCGCGCTCGTCCTCGTCCTCATCCACCGCGTCCTCCGCGTTGTCGCCGTCGTCCTCGTCCTCCATGTCGTGA
- the LOC112885698 gene encoding predicted GPI-anchored protein 58 isoform X2 translates to MSAGFYLSSLTSRFHLRVRRRPPCWSSPCAAAPQPSSRGQGMDDLFCNGQIHPIRLAAALLQPQQPHRDAVAPGPGAVAAEEAAAAASTPWPLRAPEGAVHVPVRTHWRSSPAPAPQASAPENEPAADEVQAAAVTPATSRSSSSSSTASSALSPSSSSSMS, encoded by the exons ATGTCTGCTGGGTTCTACTTGTCATCCCTAACCTCCCGTTTCCATCTTCGTGTTCGCAGGAGGCCACCCTGCTGGTCATCACCATGCGCAGCAGCTCCGCAGCCAAGCAGCAG GGGCCAGGGGATGGACGACCTCTTCTGCAACGGCCAGATCCACCCcatccgcctcgccgccgcgctgcTCCAGCCGCAGCAGCCCCACAGggacgccgtggcgcccggtcccggcgcggtggcggcggaggaggcggcggcggcggcatcgaCACCGTGGCCGCTCCGTGCGCCGGAAGGCGCGGTCCATGTCCCCGTACGCACGCACTGGAGGAGTTCGCCAGCTCCAGCGCCTCAGGCGTCGGCGCCGGAGAACGAGCCCGCTGCCGACGAGGTGCAGGCGGCCGCGGTGACCCCCGCCACTTCGCGCTCGTCCTCGTCCTCATCCACCGCGTCCTCCGCGTTGTCGCCGTCGTCCTCGTCCTCCATGTCGTGA
- the LOC112885698 gene encoding predicted GPI-anchored protein 58 isoform X4 translates to MRSSSAAKQQVRPRRGQGMDDLFCNGQIHPIRLAAALLQPQQPHRDAVAPGPGAVAAEEAAAAASTPWPLRAPEGAVHVPVRTHWRSSPAPAPQASAPENEPAADEVQAAAVTPATSRSSSSSSTASSALSPSSSSSMS, encoded by the exons ATGCGCAGCAGCTCCGCAGCCAAGCAGCAGGTCCGTCCGAGGAG GGGCCAGGGGATGGACGACCTCTTCTGCAACGGCCAGATCCACCCcatccgcctcgccgccgcgctgcTCCAGCCGCAGCAGCCCCACAGggacgccgtggcgcccggtcccggcgcggtggcggcggaggaggcggcggcggcggcatcgaCACCGTGGCCGCTCCGTGCGCCGGAAGGCGCGGTCCATGTCCCCGTACGCACGCACTGGAGGAGTTCGCCAGCTCCAGCGCCTCAGGCGTCGGCGCCGGAGAACGAGCCCGCTGCCGACGAGGTGCAGGCGGCCGCGGTGACCCCCGCCACTTCGCGCTCGTCCTCGTCCTCATCCACCGCGTCCTCCGCGTTGTCGCCGTCGTCCTCGTCCTCCATGTCGTGA
- the LOC112885698 gene encoding predicted GPI-anchored protein 58 isoform X3 — MRSSSAAKQQVRPRRCRGQGMDDLFCNGQIHPIRLAAALLQPQQPHRDAVAPGPGAVAAEEAAAAASTPWPLRAPEGAVHVPVRTHWRSSPAPAPQASAPENEPAADEVQAAAVTPATSRSSSSSSTASSALSPSSSSSMS; from the exons ATGCGCAGCAGCTCCGCAGCCAAGCAGCAGGTCCGTCCGAGGAG GTGCAGGGGCCAGGGGATGGACGACCTCTTCTGCAACGGCCAGATCCACCCcatccgcctcgccgccgcgctgcTCCAGCCGCAGCAGCCCCACAGggacgccgtggcgcccggtcccggcgcggtggcggcggaggaggcggcggcggcggcatcgaCACCGTGGCCGCTCCGTGCGCCGGAAGGCGCGGTCCATGTCCCCGTACGCACGCACTGGAGGAGTTCGCCAGCTCCAGCGCCTCAGGCGTCGGCGCCGGAGAACGAGCCCGCTGCCGACGAGGTGCAGGCGGCCGCGGTGACCCCCGCCACTTCGCGCTCGTCCTCGTCCTCATCCACCGCGTCCTCCGCGTTGTCGCCGTCGTCCTCGTCCTCCATGTCGTGA